One genomic window of Conexivisphaerales archaeon includes the following:
- a CDS encoding DUF1641 domain-containing protein has protein sequence MSSEHKIEDMISKLPPEKVASLEKILARADLLNRLLDRAESLEESGAIDSATSTVYLVKTFLDALHEDTMSNLAATAGSLLELGKAVSREDVKENILKTVNQLNTVTYTLEKLDELRKSGALDALIETAYLVKTIRDMVTDDSVSNLAGKIASVMELLPILPDLAATINNEAVVTMLQATASQEVEEALKNPPKVGYRALISSLRDEDMQRGLGFLLVLGKAVGKKVKKVQ, from the coding sequence ATGAGCTCTGAGCATAAAATAGAAGATATGATATCAAAGCTGCCGCCTGAAAAGGTGGCCAGCCTCGAAAAGATACTGGCTAGAGCAGACCTGCTGAACCGCTTGCTCGATAGAGCCGAATCACTGGAAGAAAGCGGGGCTATCGATTCTGCAACCTCTACAGTCTACCTGGTCAAAACTTTCCTTGATGCGCTGCACGAAGACACAATGTCCAACCTGGCAGCTACGGCTGGCTCCCTGCTGGAACTTGGAAAGGCTGTTTCAAGGGAAGATGTAAAGGAGAATATTTTGAAGACTGTTAATCAGCTGAACACTGTAACCTATACCTTAGAGAAGCTGGACGAGCTGAGAAAGTCAGGTGCTCTTGATGCACTTATTGAAACAGCTTACCTGGTCAAGACCATAAGGGATATGGTAACAGATGACTCAGTAAGCAATCTTGCTGGGAAGATTGCAAGTGTCATGGAGCTCTTACCGATTCTCCCAGACCTGGCAGCTACTATCAACAACGAAGCTGTTGTAACAATGCTTCAGGCTACAGCATCGCAGGAGGTAGAAGAGGCTCTGAAGAATCCGCCGAAGGTAGGGTACAGAGCTCTTATATCATCTCTTCGCGATGAGGATATGCAGAGAGGACTGGGTTTTCTTCTGGTGCTGGGAAAGGCGGTAGGAAAGAAAGTAAAAAAGGTACAATAA
- the eif1A gene encoding translation initiation factor eIF-1A: MGKRKVLSEEALKELVLPEKGEILGRVVKLMGSDHIMVQCTDGKTRMGRIRGKLKRRIWIREGDVVLVAPWDFNDQRCDILWRYTVAQVDYLRENQYLPKEL; this comes from the coding sequence ATGGGAAAACGGAAGGTTCTGAGCGAAGAGGCCCTCAAGGAGCTAGTGCTTCCTGAGAAAGGCGAGATACTAGGTAGAGTTGTCAAGCTGATGGGTAGCGACCATATAATGGTTCAGTGCACAGATGGAAAGACTAGAATGGGCAGAATAAGAGGGAAGCTGAAGAGGAGGATCTGGATCAGGGAAGGAGATGTCGTGCTGGTTGCGCCATGGGATTTCAACGACCAGAGGTGCGATATACTATGGAGGTATACGGTTGCTCAGGTTGACTACCTGAGAGAGAACCAGTATCTGCCCAAGGAACTGTAA
- a CDS encoding DsrE family protein, producing MSKLVFAAMEAVTRTALGDEVSVFLTMDAVKGFTKQPSISEQAESSRLVKQDNRSYLDLFRMAKKSGKAKLYACSYASKLYDLSREKYIDDIDDIVGITSFLLEADGQITSIW from the coding sequence TTGAGCAAGCTTGTCTTTGCGGCGATGGAAGCGGTAACCAGAACTGCGTTGGGGGATGAAGTCTCTGTCTTTCTGACAATGGATGCTGTCAAGGGTTTCACCAAGCAGCCATCAATCTCTGAACAGGCGGAATCATCAAGACTTGTCAAGCAGGATAACAGAAGTTACCTTGACCTTTTCAGGATGGCCAAGAAGAGCGGTAAGGCAAAACTCTACGCATGTTCGTACGCAAGCAAGCTGTATGACCTTTCGCGTGAAAAATACATTGATGATATAGATGATATAGTTGGGATAACATCATTCCTGTTAGAAGCTGACGGGCAGATAACGTCTATCTGGTGA
- a CDS encoding sulfurtransferase TusA family protein: MKLYKSMDLTGSSCAGVIGELAGVYEELQPGEYVEVLIAADSDKKDLFAWASRVGAKIVKEEQQGNRYRLEVAKLG; encoded by the coding sequence TTGAAACTGTACAAGTCGATGGACTTGACTGGTAGCTCCTGTGCAGGTGTTATCGGTGAACTGGCAGGAGTGTATGAGGAGCTTCAACCTGGAGAATACGTAGAAGTGCTGATAGCCGCAGACTCTGATAAGAAGGACCTTTTCGCATGGGCCTCAAGGGTAGGTGCCAAGATAGTCAAAGAAGAGCAGCAGGGGAACAGGTACAGGCTTGAGGTTGCCAAGCTGGGATAA
- a CDS encoding FAD/NAD(P)-binding oxidoreductase, translating into MKKILIAGGGIGGTIVANRLAEKLRQEIEREEASITVFDKSEKHVFQPSQLLVGMGLENTSEIVRNEKELLNPKINLKTGTAGELSKIDVSNHSFITADGKKHDYDFAVISTGSTLDWEMIPGLKEEMLTVWDMEGAVKTRGAIANFSGGTIVFNVARLPHKCPVGPLEEVLMLDDYLRKRNLRDKTDLVYTYPIAGVFGIPNVNKVMTKMFEERGIRVISPFTLKEVDAKNKTIESNEGEKLKYDLLLGVPPHMGAKIIADSALGDRRNWIPTDKNTLQMKDHSDVFVMGDTTDIPISKAGSTADFESYTVAENVASQVRGNDSRKAYDGSVFCFIATALDKATYIRFNYSNPPVPPPPSNIHWLAKLAYNRLYWSLTAKAVV; encoded by the coding sequence ATGAAAAAGATACTGATAGCTGGAGGAGGGATAGGAGGTACAATAGTAGCTAACAGACTTGCCGAAAAGCTCAGACAAGAGATAGAAAGAGAAGAAGCTAGTATAACTGTCTTTGACAAAAGTGAGAAACACGTCTTTCAGCCGAGCCAGCTGCTTGTGGGAATGGGTCTAGAGAATACTTCAGAAATAGTAAGGAACGAGAAGGAGCTTTTGAATCCAAAGATAAACCTGAAAACCGGGACAGCAGGGGAATTGTCAAAGATAGACGTCTCTAACCACTCGTTCATAACTGCAGACGGAAAGAAGCATGACTATGACTTCGCAGTGATAAGCACAGGCTCCACTCTGGATTGGGAGATGATCCCCGGGCTGAAGGAGGAGATGCTGACAGTCTGGGATATGGAAGGAGCTGTTAAGACCAGAGGAGCTATAGCTAACTTCTCCGGGGGGACGATAGTCTTCAACGTTGCCAGGCTTCCGCATAAATGTCCTGTAGGACCTCTCGAAGAGGTTCTCATGCTTGATGACTACCTGAGGAAGAGAAACCTGAGGGACAAGACAGACCTTGTCTACACTTATCCTATAGCAGGAGTGTTTGGTATACCTAACGTGAACAAAGTTATGACGAAGATGTTCGAGGAGAGAGGGATAAGGGTAATTTCTCCTTTCACGCTGAAGGAAGTCGATGCCAAGAACAAGACTATCGAGTCGAACGAAGGGGAGAAGCTGAAGTACGACCTGCTTCTGGGAGTACCTCCACACATGGGGGCAAAGATAATAGCTGATTCTGCTCTGGGTGATAGGAGGAACTGGATCCCGACTGACAAGAATACCCTGCAGATGAAGGACCATTCTGATGTCTTTGTTATGGGCGACACAACCGACATACCGATCTCCAAGGCAGGTTCGACTGCTGATTTTGAATCATATACAGTAGCTGAAAACGTAGCATCACAGGTTAGGGGGAATGACTCGAGAAAGGCATACGATGGATCAGTCTTCTGCTTTATTGCAACAGCTCTGGATAAGGCAACCTACATTAGGTTCAACTACTCAAATCCACCTGTCCCGCCACCTCCATCAAACATACACTGGCTGGCAAAGCTGGCTTACAACAGGCTGTATTGGAGCTTGACTGCCAAGGCGGTAGTCTAG
- the gcvPA gene encoding aminomethyl-transferring glycine dehydrogenase subunit GcvPA, translating into MKKYSHLLPNDKYLNQMLTSMGISSVDELFTDIPHEARLKGKLNVSGPMGQMEIERKFRDALSTDKVHPSSPCFLGGGIWPHYIPAAVNHIISRSEFYTSYTSYQPEISQGVLQALFEYQSLICELGNMDAANASMYDWPTAAAEAVRMAMRITKKRRVVVSAASGFERRKVIETYIEPAGGKVVELPFNAETGETELHEAEMALAEQDVAAIYIEQPNFFGVIESRVREFSELAKRKGALFIVGVEPTSLGILEAPGNYGADIMVGEGQPLGISMSYGGPSLGIFAAKGDLNFIRQMPGRIIGLTSEKDGKGKGYVMVLQTREQHIRREKATSNICTNQALMAIAAASYIALLGKEGFIRLAKTIVANSHYVSKRIEETGRYISPFFTSEFYSDFAFARKGEGPRGHELFEKLASKGVHAALPLGWFYNELKEVNMISVTEAHNMRDVELLTKALLEV; encoded by the coding sequence ATGAAGAAATATTCTCATCTGCTACCAAACGACAAATACCTGAATCAGATGCTCACATCGATGGGTATAAGTTCTGTCGATGAGCTCTTCACAGATATACCGCATGAAGCCAGACTAAAAGGGAAACTGAATGTATCTGGACCGATGGGGCAGATGGAGATAGAGAGGAAGTTCAGGGATGCACTCTCAACTGACAAGGTTCATCCATCTTCTCCATGTTTTCTGGGAGGAGGGATATGGCCCCACTACATACCTGCAGCCGTAAACCACATAATATCAAGGTCTGAATTCTACACTTCATACACATCCTATCAGCCAGAAATAAGTCAAGGAGTTCTGCAGGCCCTCTTTGAATACCAGAGTCTGATATGTGAGCTGGGTAACATGGACGCTGCAAACGCATCCATGTATGACTGGCCTACAGCAGCTGCTGAAGCAGTAAGGATGGCAATGAGAATCACAAAGAAAAGAAGGGTTGTTGTGTCAGCTGCCAGCGGTTTTGAAAGAAGGAAGGTTATAGAAACTTACATCGAGCCTGCTGGGGGTAAAGTGGTAGAGCTGCCATTCAACGCAGAAACTGGGGAAACAGAATTGCACGAGGCAGAAATGGCTCTTGCTGAGCAGGATGTAGCTGCAATCTACATAGAGCAACCAAACTTCTTCGGAGTGATAGAAAGCAGGGTAAGAGAGTTTTCAGAGCTTGCAAAGAGAAAGGGAGCTCTTTTCATAGTCGGTGTTGAGCCAACCAGTCTTGGAATACTTGAAGCGCCTGGGAATTACGGGGCTGACATAATGGTTGGTGAAGGTCAGCCGCTCGGCATATCGATGAGTTATGGAGGCCCCTCTCTTGGCATATTCGCAGCCAAGGGAGACCTGAATTTCATCAGACAGATGCCTGGAAGAATAATAGGCCTCACCTCCGAAAAAGATGGTAAAGGGAAAGGCTATGTAATGGTTCTGCAGACGAGAGAGCAGCATATAAGAAGAGAAAAGGCAACCTCGAACATCTGCACGAATCAGGCTCTAATGGCGATAGCTGCTGCTTCTTACATAGCATTACTGGGGAAGGAGGGGTTCATAAGACTGGCAAAGACTATAGTTGCTAACTCTCACTACGTGAGCAAAAGGATAGAAGAAACAGGCAGATATATCTCCCCGTTTTTCACCTCGGAGTTCTATTCTGACTTTGCTTTTGCAAGAAAGGGAGAGGGACCAAGAGGGCATGAACTGTTTGAAAAACTTGCTTCAAAAGGTGTCCACGCAGCTTTGCCTTTGGGATGGTTCTATAATGAGTTGAAAGAAGTTAACATGATAAGCGTTACGGAAGCGCACAACATGAGAGATGTGGAACTTCTGACCAAAGCTCTTTTGGAGGTGTAG
- a CDS encoding KH domain-containing protein, whose product MSFRQVVRVPKERVAVVIGKGGETKRRLEELLGVKITIYGETGDVAITSNPDVSALESDPFKAVQIIEAIGRGFSPERSERLLDGQNYLETIDLRDYVGKSKNALERVRGRIIGLNGKARRVLEELTGAYISVYGHTVACIGSEFQNKLATSAIIELAQGSEHKVVYSALQRERTKAKLERLKLWED is encoded by the coding sequence ATGAGTTTTAGGCAAGTGGTCAGGGTTCCAAAGGAGAGAGTAGCCGTTGTTATAGGGAAGGGGGGCGAAACGAAGAGAAGGCTGGAGGAGCTCTTGGGGGTCAAAATAACAATTTACGGCGAGACTGGTGATGTTGCTATAACCTCTAACCCTGATGTTTCAGCTTTGGAATCTGATCCATTCAAGGCGGTCCAGATAATTGAAGCGATAGGCAGAGGATTTTCACCCGAGAGGTCTGAGAGGCTGCTTGACGGACAGAACTATCTGGAAACGATTGACCTGAGAGATTATGTAGGAAAGTCGAAGAATGCTTTGGAGAGGGTGAGAGGGAGGATAATAGGCCTGAATGGCAAGGCAAGGAGAGTCCTAGAAGAACTCACAGGCGCCTACATATCTGTCTATGGTCATACTGTTGCATGCATAGGCAGTGAATTTCAGAACAAGCTGGCAACCTCTGCTATAATAGAACTTGCGCAGGGGAGCGAGCATAAAGTTGTCTACTCTGCGCTGCAGAGGGAAAGGACAAAGGCAAAACTTGAGAGGCTTAAGCTCTGGGAAGATTAA
- the gcvPB gene encoding aminomethyl-transferring glycine dehydrogenase subunit GcvPB, producing the protein MFRQAKWDEGLLVEIGKEGRIGYVPPEPLGPDVQLRIPEHLVRKELNLPSLTEAQVVRHFVRLSQMNYAVDLGIYPLGSCTMKFNPKLNDRIANDERVTNAHPYQHHSTVQGLLSLLYELQTNLAEITGMDEVSLLPAAGAHGELVGVLMIRKYLQSRGQHEKNEILIPDSAHGTNPASAAMADFDVITVPSDERGMVSFEDLKKLVGKKTAGMMMTVPNTLGLFEEDILKISKLIHENGGLMYYDGANMNAILGRVRPGDIGFDIVHMNLHKTFSTPHGGGGPGSGPVGVKAFLREYMPVPILEKKGESYSWRHDLPHTIGRIKEGYGNVGVLIRALSYLLTLGPEGLVDVSSQSVVASNYLLRKLEKQHYQLNHGQNYPRKHEFVVSAKPLTKNGVNALRVAKALLDEGLHPPTIYFPLIVDEAMMVEPTESEPVEELDRYAEAMNSIARRSAEELASSPKNTSVKTLDEAKASHPLTLRLTWRSQKK; encoded by the coding sequence ATGTTCAGGCAGGCAAAATGGGATGAGGGTCTTCTTGTCGAGATAGGTAAAGAGGGAAGAATAGGATATGTTCCGCCTGAACCTCTTGGTCCTGATGTGCAGTTGCGGATTCCCGAGCATCTGGTCAGGAAGGAGCTTAATCTTCCTTCTCTGACTGAAGCACAAGTAGTAAGACACTTTGTCAGGCTTTCCCAGATGAACTATGCTGTTGACCTAGGTATCTATCCTCTGGGCAGCTGCACTATGAAGTTCAATCCCAAGCTGAACGATAGAATAGCTAACGACGAAAGGGTTACAAATGCACATCCATACCAGCATCACTCAACTGTTCAGGGCCTTTTATCTCTTCTTTACGAACTCCAGACCAACTTGGCTGAGATTACGGGGATGGATGAAGTATCACTCCTTCCTGCTGCAGGTGCTCACGGTGAGCTGGTGGGCGTGCTGATGATAAGAAAGTATCTGCAGAGCAGAGGTCAGCATGAAAAGAACGAGATTCTGATACCTGATTCAGCTCATGGCACCAACCCAGCAAGTGCTGCTATGGCTGATTTCGATGTTATAACGGTTCCGAGCGACGAGAGAGGCATGGTCTCTTTCGAAGACCTGAAGAAGCTCGTAGGCAAGAAGACTGCTGGTATGATGATGACCGTCCCAAACACACTCGGCCTCTTCGAGGAGGATATTCTGAAGATCTCAAAACTGATTCATGAAAACGGAGGGTTGATGTATTATGACGGCGCAAACATGAACGCAATACTGGGCAGGGTTAGACCAGGAGACATAGGTTTCGATATTGTACACATGAATCTTCACAAGACGTTCTCAACACCTCATGGAGGCGGTGGGCCAGGCTCAGGTCCTGTTGGTGTAAAGGCCTTCCTCAGGGAATACATGCCAGTCCCCATCCTTGAAAAGAAAGGAGAGAGTTATTCATGGAGGCATGACCTGCCTCATACAATAGGCAGGATAAAAGAAGGGTATGGGAATGTCGGGGTTCTGATCCGGGCTCTCTCTTACCTGCTGACTCTGGGACCTGAAGGTCTGGTGGATGTTTCATCTCAGTCTGTCGTTGCATCAAACTACCTGCTGAGAAAGCTTGAGAAGCAGCACTATCAGCTTAATCATGGTCAGAATTATCCAAGGAAACATGAATTCGTCGTTTCTGCAAAGCCTCTGACGAAGAATGGGGTTAATGCTCTGAGGGTAGCCAAGGCCCTGCTGGATGAAGGACTCCATCCTCCCACAATCTACTTCCCGCTGATAGTTGATGAAGCCATGATGGTAGAGCCGACGGAATCTGAGCCTGTCGAAGAACTGGACAGGTACGCAGAAGCTATGAACAGTATAGCCAGAAGGAGTGCAGAAGAACTTGCTTCTTCACCAAAGAACACTTCCGTGAAGACCCTTGACGAGGCAAAAGCTTCCCATCCTTTAACCTTGAGGCTTACTTGGAGAAGTCAGAAGAAGTAG
- a CDS encoding DNA topoisomerase VI subunit B: MSKTVFTEISPSEFFYRNRDLAGFSNPSRALYSAVRELVENSLDSCELYKILPEIYVRLTPAQSDGDVSDPKHYELLVLDNGSGIEADQIPKAFGRIFYGSKYKLRQARGMFGMGGTMSILYGQITTNKPVEIASSTDGITFERFVMMIDIERNTPIVLSREKGEADGWRGTKVRLRLEGDYLRSSSKIQDYFRNTALVTPYANITFVDPNGKVLHYRRGTDVMPEPPKETLPHPHGIDVEAVKRMIRLWKGGPIYKFMIQTFHRVGEKIALDFLKYAGISPDTDPKNLGNDDLVRFTEALHNYEKFLPPDGRCLSPLGEEIFAAGIVKELKPEFYAIAAREPSAYSGFPFIVEVGLAYGGKTIQPGLKLLRFANRIPLLYDEGSDVSWKVVSEEIDLKRYKVPQDAPLTIITHVCSTKVPYKTVGKEYIADRPEVERELRNGIRDVLRKLQVYLSRVGSIERQRRKMNIYSRYMPLIARFSAALVGTKKLPPYNRLIGLDVFQEDEGVDE, encoded by the coding sequence TTGAGCAAGACTGTATTCACTGAGATCAGTCCATCTGAGTTCTTCTACAGAAACAGGGACCTTGCCGGGTTCAGCAACCCCTCCCGAGCCCTCTATTCTGCAGTCAGAGAGCTGGTAGAGAATTCACTCGATTCATGCGAGCTCTATAAGATACTTCCTGAAATCTATGTGAGATTAACACCAGCTCAGTCAGACGGAGATGTTTCAGACCCGAAGCACTATGAGCTGCTTGTGCTCGATAACGGGTCAGGTATAGAGGCAGACCAGATACCAAAGGCGTTTGGAAGAATCTTCTACGGCTCGAAGTACAAACTCAGGCAGGCGAGAGGAATGTTTGGCATGGGAGGGACGATGTCAATCTTATACGGGCAGATAACCACGAACAAGCCTGTTGAAATTGCGAGCAGCACCGATGGTATTACTTTTGAAAGGTTCGTCATGATGATAGACATAGAAAGAAACACACCAATTGTGCTATCAAGAGAGAAGGGAGAAGCAGACGGCTGGAGGGGAACCAAGGTCAGACTCCGGCTAGAAGGGGATTACCTCAGGTCATCCAGCAAGATTCAGGATTATTTCCGCAACACCGCTCTTGTAACCCCATATGCGAACATAACCTTCGTTGACCCTAACGGAAAGGTTCTTCATTACAGAAGAGGTACCGATGTAATGCCTGAACCTCCAAAGGAGACACTTCCCCACCCTCATGGTATTGATGTTGAAGCTGTCAAGAGAATGATAAGGCTCTGGAAGGGAGGGCCAATTTACAAATTCATGATACAGACATTCCACAGGGTAGGAGAGAAGATAGCTCTTGACTTTCTGAAGTATGCAGGGATAAGCCCTGACACTGATCCGAAGAACCTAGGGAATGATGACTTGGTCAGGTTCACTGAAGCTCTACACAACTATGAGAAATTTCTGCCTCCTGACGGGAGATGCCTCTCTCCTCTCGGTGAGGAGATATTTGCTGCAGGAATAGTCAAGGAATTGAAGCCTGAGTTCTATGCAATAGCAGCAAGGGAGCCCTCAGCCTACTCGGGCTTTCCGTTCATAGTTGAAGTCGGACTTGCGTATGGAGGAAAGACTATCCAGCCAGGCCTTAAGCTTCTTAGATTTGCGAACAGAATTCCGTTGCTTTATGATGAAGGAAGCGACGTCTCTTGGAAGGTGGTTTCGGAAGAGATAGACCTGAAGAGGTACAAAGTTCCGCAGGATGCACCTCTTACAATAATAACTCATGTCTGCTCCACGAAGGTACCTTACAAGACTGTGGGTAAGGAGTACATAGCTGACAGACCTGAAGTCGAGAGGGAGCTGAGAAATGGGATAAGAGATGTACTGAGAAAGTTACAGGTCTATCTGAGCAGGGTTGGAAGCATCGAAAGGCAGAGAAGAAAGATGAACATCTATTCAAGATACATGCCCTTGATAGCTAGGTTTTCTGCTGCCCTTGTTGGTACAAAGAAACTGCCTCCTTACAACAGGCTTATCGGACTTGATGTCTTTCAGGAAGATGAAGGAGTGGATGAATGA
- a CDS encoding serine protein kinase RIO, which translates to MSYREKKIGERLSGELLRKERQERYLVKRSEESEALEAVFDKKTLMTVYSMMNRGILKTLNGAIRAGKEAKVYHGVRHDGKEVAVKIYYTVTASFKRRLPYLVGDPRFAEVQKTGHALIYEWVKKEFRNLRQAKSAGVAVPEPYACQKNVLVMEFIGRDGIAAPTLNEAESVDSKDYKSVLQEMVKLTRRAKLVHGDLSEFNVFKSDEGILLFDFASAVDLFHPMAKEFLLRDIRNINRFFAKKGVEVVSEVKILKRCWADEF; encoded by the coding sequence ATGTCGTATAGGGAAAAGAAGATAGGCGAAAGGTTATCTGGAGAACTTTTAAGGAAAGAAAGACAGGAGAGATACCTAGTAAAAAGGTCTGAGGAATCAGAGGCTTTAGAGGCAGTCTTCGACAAAAAGACTCTGATGACAGTTTACTCCATGATGAACAGAGGTATCCTCAAAACTCTAAACGGAGCCATCAGGGCAGGCAAAGAGGCGAAGGTGTATCATGGGGTCAGACATGATGGAAAGGAAGTAGCGGTGAAGATATACTATACGGTAACCGCTTCTTTCAAAAGGAGATTGCCTTACCTTGTTGGCGACCCTAGGTTTGCCGAGGTTCAGAAGACTGGCCATGCGCTTATATATGAATGGGTTAAAAAAGAATTCAGAAACCTTCGCCAGGCTAAAAGCGCAGGTGTTGCAGTGCCGGAACCATACGCATGCCAGAAGAATGTACTGGTCATGGAATTCATAGGGAGAGATGGTATTGCAGCCCCTACACTGAACGAAGCAGAGAGCGTAGACAGCAAAGACTACAAATCAGTACTTCAGGAGATGGTAAAGCTGACCAGAAGAGCTAAGCTTGTTCATGGAGACCTTTCTGAGTTTAACGTGTTCAAGAGTGATGAGGGTATATTACTGTTTGATTTTGCATCTGCGGTTGACCTCTTTCACCCGATGGCGAAAGAGTTTTTGCTCAGAGATATAAGAAACATCAATAGATTTTTTGCCAAGAAGGGAGTAGAGGTGGTCTCCGAAGTTAAAATACTTAAGAGGTGTTGGGCCGATGAGTTTTAG
- a CDS encoding DNA topoisomerase IV subunit A → MSKPPKGVAEARRKEVLEALKQIGKSAYDAIYEGRFPEISLPSRSVNNLVYDDELKQFILGDARVKRSSRNVKHIRPYTQLLWLAFFANQLVQEERTSTLRDVFYSAQAFNMEFTDQSESDEIITDLETALMKAREDFNVYPDERSAIFGNMIIEYTKPGYEGKRQDLSSHPDGLMIGPALTTAEFIETDAEIVLAIEKGGLFTRFVEEKVHERFKALLINTAGQPPRSTRYVIRRLNQELNLPVYIFCDADPWGAHIAMVIRSGSANSAHLRELTTPSAKWLGVYASDIEKYKLPHDKLNELDIKRVHELLKDPRYTEKLWKEELETFLKYKKKAEQEAFSRYGLTYIVDKYLVDKLEQAKSM, encoded by the coding sequence ATGTCTAAACCTCCTAAGGGAGTTGCTGAAGCAAGGAGAAAAGAAGTGCTGGAGGCTCTAAAACAGATTGGGAAATCAGCTTATGATGCCATATATGAAGGCAGATTCCCAGAAATAAGCCTTCCAAGCAGGTCTGTAAACAATTTGGTGTATGATGATGAGCTCAAGCAGTTCATACTAGGAGATGCAAGAGTGAAGAGGTCATCAAGGAACGTGAAACACATCAGACCGTATACTCAGCTGTTATGGCTTGCATTCTTCGCAAATCAGCTTGTTCAGGAAGAAAGGACCTCAACTCTCAGAGATGTGTTTTACTCTGCGCAGGCTTTCAACATGGAGTTTACGGACCAGAGCGAATCTGATGAAATCATTACGGACCTGGAGACTGCACTGATGAAAGCCAGAGAAGACTTCAACGTATATCCTGATGAAAGAAGTGCTATATTCGGAAACATGATAATAGAATATACCAAGCCAGGGTATGAGGGCAAAAGGCAGGATCTGAGCTCTCACCCGGACGGATTGATGATTGGCCCCGCTCTGACTACTGCAGAATTCATAGAGACTGATGCTGAGATTGTTTTGGCTATCGAGAAGGGAGGACTCTTCACCAGGTTTGTAGAAGAGAAGGTGCATGAAAGGTTCAAGGCATTACTGATAAACACAGCTGGGCAGCCACCTAGAAGTACAAGGTACGTAATAAGGAGGCTCAACCAGGAGCTTAACCTGCCTGTCTACATCTTCTGCGATGCTGACCCCTGGGGTGCCCACATTGCCATGGTGATTAGAAGCGGTTCTGCTAACAGCGCTCACCTGAGAGAGCTTACTACCCCGTCTGCAAAATGGCTCGGTGTCTATGCATCTGATATTGAAAAGTACAAGCTGCCTCATGATAAGCTGAACGAGCTGGATATAAAGAGAGTCCATGAACTTCTCAAGGACCCTAGATATACTGAAAAGTTATGGAAGGAGGAACTTGAAACCTTTTTGAAGTACAAGAAGAAGGCAGAGCAAGAGGCATTCTCCCGGTATGGCCTTACATACATAGTTGACAAGTACCTGGTAGATAAGCTGGAGCAGGCAAAAAGCATGTGA